The sequence below is a genomic window from Lactiplantibacillus plantarum.
AATTATTGTGGAACAACATTCGTTGCTTGAGGGCCACGATCCCCTTGTTCAACTTCATAGCTTACCTTTTGACCTTCATCAAGGCTTTTAAACCCATCTGTTTGGATTGATGAGAAATGAACGAATACATCTTTATTATCCGAACCGGTGATAAATCCAAAGCCCTTATCCGCGTTAAACCATTTCACAGTACCACTTTGCATATACTTATATTCCTCCTAGAAACTAAATCAAAGTAACCAGCCGAATTAAC
It includes:
- a CDS encoding cold-shock protein — translated: MQSGTVKWFNADKGFGFITGSDNKDVFVHFSSIQTDGFKSLDEGQKVSYEVEQGDRGPQATNVVPQ